The following proteins are encoded in a genomic region of Clostridium kluyveri:
- a CDS encoding IS3 family transposase (programmed frameshift) — protein MKGKSYTKELKEEVLREAKEVGNVSLVSRRHGISKSTIFTWIKNSKDEIKVKPGRKALVEGEKELENELTEVTKENDHLKKLLGEKDLEVAILRDLNKKIKPSIKEKVEIAKKYIDQGYNAVFVLKVVKLGRSTYYYNLSVEGKEKARPKGGKPKGYSINVDGEKVCDDQIKEFILEAIDGDAINYGYRKITYHLRKYYNLVINHKKVYRLCKELRILKDQRIIKAKIKRNIAVNRTITGSNQLWEMDIKYGYIEGEDKFFYLLNLIDIFDRSIIDYHMGLHCEAKDATALLRKCLIRRNLFEEGSKKPVIRTDNGPQFISHKFDECCEGLKTEHERIPVKTPNKNAHVESFHRILEDECLKINEFQSYAEAYKIVNEFMEFYNNRRLHSSLRFMAPHEFYNLYFGENLTNIQIRV, from the exons ATGAAAGGAAAAAGTTATACAAAAGAATTAAAAGAAGAGGTATTAAGAGAAGCGAAAGAAGTAGGAAATGTTTCACTGGTATCAAGAAGGCATGGGATCTCAAAATCAACTATATTTACGTGGATAAAGAATTCTAAGGATGAGATTAAAGTTAAGCCTGGTAGAAAAGCTTTGGTTGAGGGAGAAAAAGAACTTGAAAATGAGTTAACAGAAGTAACAAAAGAGAATGATCATCTAAAAAAATTGTTAGGAGAAAAAGATTTAGAAGTAGCAATTCTTAGAGACTTAA ATAAAAAAATCAAACCCTCAATTAAAGAAAAAGTAGAAATAGCTAAAAAATATATAGATCAAGGATACAATGCAGTATTTGTACTTAAAGTAGTTAAACTCGGAAGATCAACATATTACTATAATTTAAGCGTAGAAGGCAAAGAAAAGGCTAGACCTAAAGGTGGAAAGCCAAAAGGATACAGTATAAACGTAGATGGTGAGAAAGTATGCGATGATCAGATTAAGGAATTTATTTTGGAGGCCATTGATGGGGATGCTATTAACTATGGATATAGAAAAATAACTTACCATCTAAGAAAATATTATAATCTTGTGATTAATCACAAGAAGGTTTATCGGCTTTGCAAAGAGCTCAGAATACTTAAAGACCAGAGAATAATTAAAGCTAAAATAAAGAGAAATATTGCAGTTAACAGAACTATAACAGGCTCAAATCAACTATGGGAAATGGATATAAAATATGGCTACATAGAAGGTGAAGATAAGTTCTTCTACTTACTAAATTTAATTGATATCTTTGATAGGAGCATTATAGATTACCACATGGGTTTACACTGTGAGGCTAAAGATGCTACAGCACTACTGAGAAAGTGCTTAATAAGAAGAAACTTGTTTGAGGAAGGCTCTAAAAAGCCAGTAATAAGAACAGACAACGGGCCTCAGTTTATAAGTCATAAATTTGATGAATGCTGTGAAGGACTTAAAACTGAACATGAGAGAATACCAGTGAAGACGCCAAATAAAAACGCACATGTGGAATCATTTCACAGAATACTTGAGGATGAGTGTTTAAAAATTAATGAATTTCAAAGCTATGCGGAAGCATACAAAATAGTAAATGAATTTATGGAATTCTACAATAATAGGAGATTACATTCAAGTTTAAGATTTATGGCTCCACATGAATTTTATAACCTTTATTTTGGAGAA